ATATTTTCGTTAAAAGATTGATCATGTTTTGAAACGTTTATGATTATAAAAATCCAAAGCTTTTGCTAGGACAGATGACAAAGCACattgtatatatacatttctGAAAGAATACGTTCTGTTTTAGAAAAGAAGAGCGAATCGGGTTCACGAGGAGAATTCTTTGACGGTGGACCAACAGCCACCCCATACAGATGGTCTCCCCCGTAAATAGTGGCTCTACCATCGCGTTCCAACCGAGATATCGATCCAAGTTCCTATCTCACCCTCGATCGAATTGCGTTccaaaaatttctttcataCCATTCCGTCTTCTAATCGCTATTCTTCAGGATTATTAACATAATATAGCCGTAATCTAACTTCCTTTGCGACAAGTGGCCACGTCGTACAGTTTTATTTGCTCTTTTAGAGATCGATAGTAGATCGACTAGCTTTTCTATTCGGTTCGTGGCATATTACTGTTTGTTTATTTTAAGTCCCAGGCGTATCTTGTTTCGGAACCAGACCCAGCTGACCGCAGCCTGGCATCGTTTTCTCGTTTTATTCTCTTGCGTTACACGTCGACCTGGTATCGGTGGCGTGAATTAAGCGAGAAAAATCGACGCCATGAGGCGGATGCGCGCAGCTTCCAGAACGATCGGCCCGATTTTTTGGAATTAACCAAACGATCAAGATCCCCAAATTGTCTGGCCTATCGGAGCTATCTGTTTTCGTACGAATCTAACTTTTAAGAAATTTATGGACAAAATCTTGAAAGTTTCGTGCCTTTTCTAAACTAATATTTTAAGCTGCAGTTGCGAAAACCGTTTTGTGTACTAAAAAAGGAAGGAATTTGGAGTGGTAGCTTTAACTGGAAAGGACCACTTTTTTTAAAGTAAGAATGGAAGGATTCCTATGGATATAGCAACAGGTAgggttaaaaataattaatcgataaataattggAATTAATAGGATAAAGCTGACGATCAACGGTTTTACAGGAACGTGACGATAATAGAATTTTAGATGCGTCTCGATGCCTCACGTTGCTAGCCTCGCATCGAAATCCCCGAGCCACCCTCAACGCGAAAAAACGGTGCAGTTGCATGCTCAGTTTATAGTAAACCCTCCTATAGGAATATGTGACAGAATACTTGATGTAAAAAGAATTAAACACTTTTCGTGATATAAATTAAAGTTGAATGAAAGAAGGAGAGATTCATTTGCGAAAAGTATGTAATTGCAATTCTAGCTAAGTACAGCTTCATTTTTAAACAGTTCtataatttggaaattttgttTGCAATAAAAAAGAAGGTAAGAAGTtttcatgaaaaaaaaaaaaatacaaaggaATTTTGTCAAAAGTCACTTTTTCATTATCATTGACCAAACGGATCAATGATACAATCAGAAAGTCTCCATAGCACAGTTCATATAACGATCCACAAATTTTAACAACTCTGAAATCCTTTTACCTGTCATTAAAGCTGATCATATCCTGCAGGATGATCTTACTCTCAGACGCCGTAGAAGAAAAGTGGAAGACAACTGATCGGTCCTCTATCATAGCCAGTCACCACTGTAAACACCAGCACATGCACTGAGGAGGTATATAAGTCCTCCGAATATCGATATCAGCCCTCAaaatcgaatgacgaacgcggGATCACCGGCGATCGCGCACTGGACGTAGCTTGGACGTGTCGACGCCGACGCATTCGAAGAAAACCATCACTAAAACCCCCATGACGTGTGGAACTGCTATAGATCCTGGAAATGATCGAAAGGAGAAGCAACGGGCGTAAAATTGACAAATGGAAATAAACATGGTAAACGAGGAAGACACGCGAGAACGTCGACGAGGAGAGCCACGAAGGTTTGCAACGAGCATGGGACTCTGGACACGACTGATCGAGTGACCGAGGGGGTAGCATTGTAAGAATACCCCTCCTCGTGTGCTTGTATAGAATTACGTGTGTTGATCGCACATACAGCCTGATACAGCTCTCTCCGTCCCCTTGGTTCGCGGCAAAAGGGAGCATGAAGGGAGAAGAGTGGCTCTCCGTTCTCCCTTCCCCTCCGTTGCCTCTCCTACAGCCTTTCACCGTGTGTATACCCACCCCTGCGTACCCCTGTCCCCCGGCCCCCTTCGAGGCGTCCTCTCTCGCGTGCGTGAATCATGCATATCGATTTTCTTTCGTTAGTACGTCGTTCGGTAGTCGTTGCCCGGCTGTGTACGCCTCTGACGATGCGTTTCCCCTCTTCTTTCGCGCGGAGAGAGCCCGGGGGCCGACCGCTGCTCTGGAACCCCTTCTGAAAATGCGCTAGACGCACCACCGCCAATTCTTTTCGCCACAATGGATAGAGGAGGTTCTTTTTCAGCGGCCTGGTGGCTGAACCATGATCTGGATTAGATTGGAGGTTCCGGGTTCAGGAGGTTGAGAAGCATGGGATTCCTTAGGGGTAAGAGGTCCCTCCAACCCTCTACTAGAGTAATCTGCATCAAAAGTAGGAGGAACGTCTTTGACAATTGAAAATTCCCAAAATTGTGCAAATGATAAAGTGATATATACAGCAGAGCAGGCAAGGAAGTATTTGTTAGAGGTTAATCCAACTTTATTTTTAGACGTTTAAAAGGATCGTCATTAGGAGAACTATTAAGAAATTCAAGGAAGGAAGTTGATGATGAAGAGGCTGATGAATGAAGAGAAATTTGTAAGGACTAAAATGGCCCGGTCTGGTCCGGCCCCCACCCCTTCTTCGGAAGCTGAAAGCCCTCAGAGAGACCCCCTCTTTTTGCACGGGCAAAATGTCCCCGTATGAGGCGAACAACGATGTGAACGATGAGACGATGCTCTTGTACCCGGCCCCCTCTTTTTTTCCTAATATACTTCCCCTAGTCTCGCAGCAGCAGGCCTTCGATAATAAAGTTTCTTTGTTTTTGCTCactcttttctctcttcttgtCGCGAGTGCCCCCGCCTCCCAATGCTATTACTAATGGCCAGGGTTAATTGATTCGTAGTAATTAACTAGTTTCTTTGTCGCGGCTTTTCAAATACGAGCCCGGTTAATCTCTTCGATCTTCCAGCATAGCTAACAGAATTAATAATCCATATTTGGCCATGAAAACTTGGAAACTTCCGACTTTGCGGAAGAGTTACCATACGATAAATCTCACTCTATACTTGCAATTCTTTTTCATGCAAAATGTTTATCCTTGTTCTTGGAAAAgtattaattttgttttaatctaatttgaaaaattatatatgtttcagagaaaaaatatatttttatttttaggtGGAAAAAAAATCGAGGCTCGCTGAATCTTTCTGGGAATGTAGTAGATATGAACTCCCATAATTTTTCTATAGAGAGAAAAGGTAGGgatgtgaaaagagagtaaatAGTATGGATTTATAAACAATTCCTTTAATAATAAGTAAACGATGACAGATATGGCGCTTCAACACGATAGAAATAACGTTCATGTATATATACAATTGTACGACATTTACAACAATTTTACACTATCGTTAAGAATAATTACATTCGTTAACGACAGGGGAATTAAATTAAGATTTTACAAACTTATAGCTGTCCGAAGAAATTCTTCAAAGAAATTCGAATAAATAGAAACTTAGTTTTACTTGCTTTTGTCCTTGCTACGTGTAGGTTTGAAATGGCACGATACATTGAAGATCTTTCGGCGAATTAAGTATTGTATCTTCGCGACGGTTTGTACATTAAAGAATAACATCATCATGAAAAAGTTGGTCTTCTAGTACACGTGTAAAAAGTGTTCATTTATGAAGTACATTGCTAAAATGCAAATTGGAATGCATAATCTTCTTAAATACGCGTGTCTCTACGAGAAATTCGAGAGATTTGTGAAACGTTCCGTAACCTACCAGCAAAACTCGATTAAAGTGCTCGAATTAATTCGTGTAAATAGTTTATTAGACTTATTTGGCCACTGGATTACTGCGCTTATTTtactcgaatatacatattAATAGAAATTGAGAGTATGATTTAGAAATTCTTTTTCTCTACAGAACTTTCAAATTGTTCCCAGTTTGAAAAATGACTACTTCCATCTTTCCTTCTCTTGTTTATTGCAATGAAATTGGCTGCTCGAGATAATAATGTACATAATCACTTTATCCCTAACAAGATTTTAGGTAATCTTCCAGTTGAGCTTCGATTAAGGAAATTCGTcctttgtattttacaattcatctataaataaaatttataggcATGAGTATTGGTTCCCCTAACTTcctctataaaatatttactcGACAATATGATTTCTCCTCTCATTCATTTTTGAGAAATCAACTGCTCACTCAAGAGCTGGTAAACAGTCATTCTCCATTTCACAATTCTGTTCAAAGTCTTTGGTGCAGATAGTATTCGATGAAGAGATTCATAGGCGTTCCTAACTCCACAATACGCTGAATAGAATTATCAAATCTTATGTTTTCTGAAAGTTTCTTTGTTGTAACCTTGGTGAAACCGAGTAGAGTTTTCGGAAAATGTCCACTAAGTTGTTCTGAGGGAACAGAGTCTCTACAATTCCTTCTAGAAGTGCGTACAGAAGTCTTCTGTTGAGCACAGGTCGCTGGAACAACTCAAACACTCTCAGAAGGCCTCTTCTAGTTGTTTCACTACCAATGATATGTTTCAACTCATCCGAAAGACAGGATAAAAGTGCAACCTTGGCTGCTACCCTTGTCCTGTTCTTCGTTTCTGCATCCCTGGGTGGTTTCTTTTCGGCTTTAATTCCGTTTGGCCAGAAACTGTTCCTGTACAGTCGAATAATTAGCCAAATAACGTTAATTAGTTAATTCCATGTGACAAAATATAGGGTTACttacttaaataattttaagtaaccaGCTACCCTGGCTGGACTCGTTAATAGGGAAACGTACTCGACTATTCTTCGATTTACTATGTCGCCAAACATAGTGCGAATGATCTGTCTGAGTAACGTTATTATTCGTCGTCTGAGCCATTGATTTCTCACTTTTAAGTCGAAGATTTCATCCATCAATAGTAGCATTATTCGTAAGGGAATGTTGTCGTTggtctaaaataatataaaattaaaatgtgCTTCATATTTAAATATCATGTGGTTACTACATACTGATCTAAAAGGCAAATAAGCACCTCCACATCCAGACTAGCACTAACTTTGGTGTTCTCATAGAAGGCATTGGGTTTCTTTGGATTGCCAAAAAATTTGCTTATATTGTCCATAACTCCATCTACCGTATTTAGCATATTATCCGGCATAGTTTTCACTGCCTGAGTTACTGTTTTCATTGACGTTTTCAATGGATTCATCAGAGTATCTATCTGTATTAAATCGAGGATTAAATACCTTGTATAATCCTCTTACAATCTTACCTGTATATACAGAGTGTACCAGGCAAACAGAAcactttaaataaaatatcatgcatttaattactattatcatttaatacaaaattcctatattttttctattttcaatTGATTTAAAGACACCGCTTGTTCCAGTTGACTAAAACACCCTGTATAATGATTATAATTACCGTTTTAGATATCTGTCCACCAGTAACACCTTTATCGTAATCTCCCTGCTCCAAAAAGTTCAATAACAAATTCTGTAGACCCATATGTCCTTCGACGACAGCTGGTTTCGTTAATTGATACAACCAGGCGTTCAGCATCAACATTCTTCTTTCCAAAACGGTTCTTTCCATATTATGAAAAGCCTTCTTCGCTGGAAAAGGAATTTTCGCCAAATCGTAGTACTTTTCTTTAATCTTTTGATGAAGATTGTAAAAATCAGAGTATCTCCTATAAATGTGCCACTTCTCTTGATAACCGGAATCGTAATTCTTGGTAACGGCTACTGCGTAGATACCATAAGTTTTCCCACGATCATTTACTATTCCAGTCTCGATAATCTTGGCCGTAATTTCGAATTTTCCCTGTTGCAACTTCTTAATGGCATTCTGATCATAAGTGTTCTCATCTAATTTAACAAATTGTTCTGAATTCGATTCCAGATAGAAAGAGACATCTTTACCCTCGCTAATGTTGTCCGTATCAATGCTAATCGCCTTCCTCATACTCTTCATGGTTCTAATGTTGATCGAAGAATCTGATTCAACCGGTCTGTCCTCGTTTGGCTCCACGATACTGGCCAAACTCGTCGAAGAGTTAGATTTCGATTTACTATCTTTTAATTCAGCCGGTTTAGTATCCTCAGTTTTGTATATTTCAGACATCTCATCCAGAGTCTCCAGTTCGTTATTCGTACTCGACAAACTGATACTATCCAAAGATTTTGTATCTTCTTCAGATGTTGGATCTTTCAAAAGATCTAATTCCGCGAGAAGTTTTACGTAAGCCTTGGATTTTTTAAAACCCGGCAAAAATCGATCCTCGTTTTGTAATTTTTCGTAGCAACAAGCTCTAAGATCGTCGAACCATATTTCTTTCACAGACTCAgtttttattctggttaacAAAGTCTTTACCAAGGCATCGTCCAGTTGTAACTTTGGAGATGCCTTGTCGCTGAGGTACTGCTGGTAGATTTTGATAGCTGCTTCCTTTAAATTTTCCAGATCTGTATTTTTACGCTTGGTACCTATGAGACTAGGAGTTGCTTGAGCCGCATGCAACTTCTGCAATTCTATGTTGGATATCTGTTGCTCTGCCGATACCCTCCAGCCATAGATATTTAGATAAAAGAACAGGTACGATTCTGCATTTATGGAGGTCATGTAGTCGATGAAGTAACTCAACGCGATATTATTCTTCAATAGCTCATCTAGGGGTAAATTCACTAACTTCTGTCCAGGTATCAGTAGCCTGTTCCAATCGGGCTGAGTACCGATTAAGTCGGTCTCTGACTCTAGTCCTTCCTGCATCCCGATAATCCTGGTTTCCAAAATCTTCTTTACATAGAGTAAACTATTCAATTGTTGTTTCACCGACAGATCATCCTCTCCTCCAGAATCCTTAGAACGAAGATGAGCTATTTCTTTACAAACTATATTTTTCGTCGCCGTTAATTCATCTAAGCTATCCGTCACTCTGATCACCGTTAAAAACACATCGCTGGGTAAGCCACCTTCTTTAGCGCACTGAAAATGCAAAATTATAAGCATAATTCGTTTCCTGCTGTTTAAAACaatcttataatataatatataatcttATAATATACTTACCAGCCATATACACGCCTGATTAATATAATCAGGATCGGAGAATAGATCCAACAATGGTTTAATAATCACATTCACTAATAACTCCCTTAAAATAAATCTTACAGTCAAACAATCGAAGTCTCCTTTTGGTAATACAAGATATAATAGAATTTCAGATATCTCTCCCAAAAATTCAAGTTCCTGAGTGCTATTAGTGCACACCAGGTCCCTGCAGATTAAATCGTTTTCCATTTGCACCTCCAGGTCGAAAAATATCTTTTCCAGCGATTCCTCTTCTTTCTCCTCGTTACTTTCGATTGGTTCCGTGAGGGAAGATAAATTGGGAATGTAGAACTTAGACTGGGAATACCAAGAGACGTCTGTTTCACTTTTATTTCGTCTATGCGTGGGTGTCTTCTTAGGTGTGCCACTAGAAGTACTTGAGCTGGCACTACCTTTCTGCAGTTTCTTGGCTCGAAGCTGTTTTATCCTCGCTCTTGCCTGTCGATAGAGCCTAACATGGGAAGCTGCATCATCCACGAGGCGCGTGGTTAAGTATGGTACCCAATCTACACCTTTCACCCTAATGAAAAGATGATTTTCTTAAAAGGGAATGAAGCAAAAAAGATTTATCGAATTGTATGCTTTATGTACCGATTTGCAATGTTAATTGCTATCTTCTGAGCAGTGTCCCGAACAGAATATATAAACTCCTCGTCGTCTGTAATAATGCTGTACCATGGTTCCACATAATCTCTGATAACGAAATCTAATATTTCCTACATAGGGGGAAGTCGCAAATCGTATGTTActcttattatatatattatatattattatatactatataatatatttcatgTTGGGGTACACAAAGGCAATAAAAGTTCTTAAATCGACTATGTACTTGCAGGGATTCATCAATAATACGGCTCCCAGTGATTCTTCTATCTAAAGTAAAAGTCATCTTCTGGGTGGATAGATCTAGAATATactaaaacaaaaagaaatgcATCTTTAAGCACCATGGTAATCAATCCAATCGTATTGTTTAATATGTATTCACCTGCCGTAACTTTTCAGTCTTCTTGTTTAAGTCTTCCCTTTCAGACTTAACTGCATTGTCAAGATTTGCACCATATGTTCTATATATACATGTGATTATTCTACAACAAAATTAAATGGATAGAAATATCAATGTTTTCAACATCAAGATCTTAAAAGCAAATGAATCATACCCTAAAATTAAGGCTAGCAGACAAATAAACAGCTTCAGGATCATTCCAATTCCAATAATATATATGAGTAGAGCAGCCGCAACTCCAAGAAGTCCATATAGTGGAACGTTCATCTGTAAAAATTTGAAGCTGCTTAAATGATCATTAGCAAAGAAGATGTCAGAATAAGATGGCAATATCACAAGAATGTTTAATAATAACTTCTGATTCAAGATAATCGAAAAAGAATATACATTACTGGAAATTTCCTATTCGATGGTCCTTATCAATGATCGGACGTGAAATATAGTTCTCTTCTCGCATTATCGCGAGATTGAGTTTTCATAaagaatttttatgaattctTACTGGACACATTAAGTTTCACTCAAATGTCACTCTCCACTTTAACTTATCGAATCGACTTAATAATGATACCATATAGTGTATCATTCAACAATTGTCACATTGACGTTTGCATCACAAATCGGAAGTCCAGGTTTGAGTAAATAGACAGAAGAATAGACAGTGACAGGAGATTGTGGAGGATCTCCCAAAATGGAAATTTCATGGGATAGATATAATTTTGATAGAAATGTTGGAGCAGAATTATTTGATGAACCAGTGCGTGCCCAGTAAAGAATTTGCGCACATCAAAACAGAAATAAACATCGACGAAGCAATATGTTCCGTCTGCTACAGTAAAGTCGATCATTGCACACGCGCGGGCGCCATTCTTGAGCCCCTACCTTTGGATTGCCGGATAAACGGTCGTGTACATACAACTATGCACATATTGCGGTCCTCGTACGATTCATCGCACGAAACTGGTCAGCTAACCAACAGTTTATTTACATCTTTACAGGCGAACATTAATCCAGCAAATACGTCCGACGACATGTCTGGTTAATTCCATATGTGGATGTTAGGGGCGCTTCCGCGCGCCAACTTTATACATCCTACGTAATTACTTAATTCTTTACAAGTTACAGTGACTCACGAAAATCTTAACTCGAGTAATAGATTCATCAAATATCCTATCTAGTTAAGAgtgaacaaaataaaatataggaAGATAAAAACGATTCAAAATACTACttcaaatcttcctttcctttcaaACTGTTTTACCCATGTCTcacttttttttgtttttccgcgGAAAAATTATTCTGCGCAGTAAGATGCGCAGTTGTAATGTTCTGTGGCATCTTTTCATGCAACAGTCACGGAGCGTTAAGTCACTATATACTAATATTGCCAACCTTAACATACAATAACGAACAAAATTCTTATAGGAATAATAGAGATCTTTAACTTTTATATTATGTACATTATTTCCAGCCAATTAGATGGAAGGTCAAAAAATTTCAAACTTAAATTTGTCAACGTCTACGTTGACCAGTTACCAGGATTTTCGGTGTTTGAAAAGTAAATATGCTGGAAAGaagtttttttataaaattagttATTTAGAGAATTGTGAAAGAATTACTGGAGCAGATAAACGTTGAATTACACGAAATTGTGTAAAAATTGTAGCTTAAGTGCTTGCTACATATTCCAAAGGTACATATAAACTTTAACACATATAAATAGAATAACGTTCttaagttttttttattatcctCGCGCTTTTTTTGTAGATTGTGTTTGAATAATATCCACCTTACGGTAGTTTGTTGTAATacttatttgaaaatttaatccATGAATTCAAATTTTTTTGATATGATGGACAACTGTTGTGCTCCACAGTGGGCAGATTTTACACGTAGTCCTCAGGTTTGTTGTGATAGTTATTTTGAAAAAGAACACGAGGTACATGATCCTCAAATACTTTTGAAATCTTCCATTAATTCCACTTCATCTTCCTCATATACGCAAGAAAGCAAAACTGAGCAATCTGTCGATGAAACAAAGTTTGATGACAGTCTAGAACCAGAAACTTCTGCACATTATAGTATAGCATATTTTATACCTCATGAAAATAAAATGCATTCTGTAGAGAAAATTAAGGAAGATCATCAATTAGATAGAGCTATGGAAGACTTAAAGCTAGATGAAAGGTCCAGCAAGATTCATCAGACATGGAATATATCAATAACAGATCTGGCTGCTGAATTTAAAGTATCAATGGCaaatcataaaattaaaaaggCTGTGCCTGAGAGGATTAAGCAGCGTATGTTACAGGCAAAGAATACAGTTTTTGGTAAGTCTTCATTGAAAGATGTTCAGGCAAATGATATGGAAAAGAAAAGTGCTTTACAAACTGCATTTGCAAAAAATGAAGATAAATTAGTAATAAAATCAAAGGTTAATACTTCAACTTCAGAAAAAAATAATCTTTCAGAGAAAAGATTATCTTATAAAATTGTATCACTTTCAAAAAGAGAAtccaatttatttaataaaaaacgaCACTCATTGGGTAAATCGCAACCAAAGGTACTTACTTGTCAATATCGTATCACGAGGATGGTAAAGAACCGAAAACGTTCAAATCAGTTTGTAAGTTTAGCAGAGGCGATTTCTAAGTTTCAAAATGGAACACCCCAGAGATTCCGTACTCTCAGTAACAAGGATATGAAGCCTGGTCCATTAATGAAATTGAAACGATCACCGCTGAAGCTCACTTATCCAGTTTCTCCTGCATTAAGATGCAAACAGAGAACAAGAAGAGGTAATATCTTGAGTCAGCAAGAAAGAGAGGAGTTGGAGATTAAAGAAATGAAGAAGCATCAAATCAAAGCAAATCCTGTACCAATTAATATCTTAAAGGGTCGATCAGTGTTGAAAAAAGTGCCTAAAAAACCAACTACAGTTACGGAAGAGTTTCATTTGACTCAGTCTAAGAGAATACGTCATACAGCAGGACCATCCCTAAATTTGCAACAGAATACAAATGCCAAGGAACACAAAAAGGTTGTTCCCATCACTCGTTCCACCAGTAGCTCAAGTGTTTCCTCTAAGAA
This genomic stretch from Bombus affinis isolate iyBomAffi1 chromosome 16, iyBomAffi1.2, whole genome shotgun sequence harbors:
- the LOC126925442 gene encoding targeting protein for Xklp2-like, encoding MNSNFFDMMDNCCAPQWADFTRSPQVCCDSYFEKEHEVHDPQILLKSSINSTSSSSYTQESKTEQSVDETKFDDSLEPETSAHYSIAYFIPHENKMHSVEKIKEDHQLDRAMEDLKLDERSSKIHQTWNISITDLAAEFKVSMANHKIKKAVPERIKQRMLQAKNTVFGKSSLKDVQANDMEKKSALQTAFAKNEDKLVIKSKVNTSTSEKNNLSEKRLSYKIVSLSKRESNLFNKKRHSLGKSQPKVLTCQYRITRMVKNRKRSNQFVSLAEAISKFQNGTPQRFRTLSNKDMKPGPLMKLKRSPLKLTYPVSPALRCKQRTRRGNILSQQEREELEIKEMKKHQIKANPVPINILKGRSVLKKVPKKPTTVTEEFHLTQSKRIRHTAGPSLNLQQNTNAKEHKKVVPITRSTSSSSVSSKKENPCVEVIAANTKNTKFNFNTRNKEFQIRKEEKLKNLHTQEINKVKTEFHAKPAPKFLKPTNTVKEQSSKRRTVATCPFSFEERNKFLAKKKEEFIKQLEEQDKKVRVFHANPVPSFKPVVIHGLSKDNIRSKDKVCGSKELGTRQIKSYSNQENKQPNIMNNTLTDISTRKKETVNRTSTSLIDTKNKKLNNVQNKVDKVELNTMKRVQKRNEFDDKIKKREQEFGAKKIQEEKNKLLKEKMERAELRKMAEVKARPMPVYKPINIVKSTKPITNPQSPALGIRNKAKAVS
- the LOC126925437 gene encoding sorting nexin-13-like, producing the protein MNVPLYGLLGVAAALLIYIIGIGMILKLFICLLALILGIITCIYRTYGANLDNAVKSEREDLNKKTEKLRQYILDLSTQKMTFTLDRRITGSRIIDESLQEILDFVIRDYVEPWYSIITDDEEFIYSVRDTAQKIAINIANRVKGVDWVPYLTTRLVDDAASHVRLYRQARARIKQLRAKKLQKGSASSSTSSGTPKKTPTHRRNKSETDVSWYSQSKFYIPNLSSLTEPIESNEEKEEESLEKIFFDLEVQMENDLICRDLVCTNSTQELEFLGEISEILLYLVLPKGDFDCLTVRFILRELLVNVIIKPLLDLFSDPDYINQACIWLCAKEGGLPSDVFLTVIRVTDSLDELTATKNIVCKEIAHLRSKDSGGEDDLSVKQQLNSLLYVKKILETRIIGMQEGLESETDLIGTQPDWNRLLIPGQKLVNLPLDELLKNNIALSYFIDYMTSINAESYLFFYLNIYGWRVSAEQQISNIELQKLHAAQATPSLIGTKRKNTDLENLKEAAIKIYQQYLSDKASPKLQLDDALVKTLLTRIKTESVKEIWFDDLRACCYEKLQNEDRFLPGFKKSKAYVKLLAELDLLKDPTSEEDTKSLDSISLSSTNNELETLDEMSEIYKTEDTKPAELKDSKSKSNSSTSLASIVEPNEDRPVESDSSINIRTMKSMRKAISIDTDNISEGKDVSFYLESNSEQFVKLDENTYDQNAIKKLQQGKFEITAKIIETGIVNDRGKTYGIYAVAVTKNYDSGYQEKWHIYRRYSDFYNLHQKIKEKYYDLAKIPFPAKKAFHNMERTVLERRMLMLNAWLYQLTKPAVVEGHMGLQNLLLNFLEQGDYDKGVTGGQISKTIDTLMNPLKTSMKTVTQAVKTMPDNMLNTVDGVMDNISKFFGNPKKPNAFYENTKVSASLDVETNDNIPLRIMLLLMDEIFDLKVRNQWLRRRIITLLRQIIRTMFGDIVNRRIVEYVSLLTSPARVAGYLKLFKNSFWPNGIKAEKKPPRDAETKNRTRVAAKVALLSCLSDELKHIIGSETTRRGLLRVFELFQRPVLNRRLLYALLEGIVETLFPQNNLVDIFRKLYSVSPRLQQRNFQKT